One segment of Longimicrobium sp. DNA contains the following:
- a CDS encoding DUF2262 domain-containing protein, producing the protein MISLRRLLVLLFSGAPAGVPAAEPPGGELITGIMHPAGAAGSQTPPGADWTLRFTLEEWRRADGTIHTTPLSVTRTTTHNETQALMDRLNSRRVVSVRVRFTGENTAELLDVVDTRLAADDPLLLRAELLSTPVTHEDERFGTLVLDRSAGWWEGTAAWGADTIVVQMEAENEVELAASLRTARALWDDQAAWAERIRAFAVQSLLPRKNESWLDEGEAKMTPAGFRAGLRLESVTVDAEGGFTFWYDGGDLFWGHSIEITGTLRDGPTRADLPG; encoded by the coding sequence ATGATAAGCTTGCGCCGATTGCTCGTCCTTCTCTTTTCCGGGGCGCCGGCCGGCGTACCCGCCGCCGAACCGCCCGGCGGCGAGCTGATTACCGGCATCATGCACCCGGCGGGCGCAGCAGGATCGCAGACCCCGCCGGGAGCGGACTGGACGCTGCGATTCACACTGGAGGAGTGGCGCCGCGCGGACGGGACCATTCACACCACTCCCCTGTCCGTCACCCGAACGACCACGCACAACGAGACGCAGGCACTGATGGACCGGCTCAATTCGCGGCGCGTGGTCTCTGTGCGAGTCCGCTTCACGGGCGAGAACACCGCGGAGCTCCTCGATGTAGTGGACACCCGCCTGGCCGCCGATGACCCGCTGCTGCTTCGCGCGGAACTCCTGTCGACGCCGGTCACGCACGAAGATGAGCGCTTCGGAACGTTGGTCCTGGACCGCTCCGCCGGGTGGTGGGAAGGGACAGCCGCGTGGGGCGCCGACACCATCGTCGTCCAGATGGAGGCGGAGAACGAAGTGGAGCTGGCGGCCTCGCTGCGAACGGCTCGGGCGCTGTGGGACGACCAGGCGGCGTGGGCGGAGAGGATCCGGGCGTTCGCGGTACAGTCGCTCCTGCCTCGGAAGAACGAGAGCTGGCTGGATGAAGGTGAGGCGAAAATGACACCTGCCGGGTTCCGCGCCGGATTGCGGCTGGAGTCGGTCACGGTCGACGCCGAGGGTGGCTTCACGTTCTGGTACGACGGCGGCGACCTGTTCTGGGGGCACTCGATCGAGATCACCGGCACTCTGCGCGACGGCCCGACGAGGGCAGACCTCCCGGGCTGA